One part of the Dehalobacter sp. genome encodes these proteins:
- a CDS encoding FHIPEP family type III secretion protein encodes MLQGHNPVMLCAPVVRISLKRMTERQLPHLVILSYNELVQGIEVQALGMVVLD; translated from the coding sequence ATGCTGCAGGGACACAATCCCGTAATGTTGTGTGCTCCTGTGGTCAGGATAAGTTTAAAAAGAATGACAGAGCGTCAGCTTCCTCACCTGGTCATCCTGTCTTATAATGAACTTGTACAGGGAATAGAGGTTCAGGCTCTTGGAATGGTGGTGTTGGATTAA
- the flhF gene encoding flagellar biosynthesis protein FlhF, producing MRVKRFIGDNVADTMGKIKRDLGSEAVILQTRQIKEGGFLGFFARTKVEITAAIEDRQPNHAAMKPVEEEPVKVVNTDAIKKAYEAYREKENENTREQGISDDAQSEIKQMHTILKEIKGHITKGDANISAESKPYSDWIHFMMDRGASRETAAELLEPIKNDLTEDQWKNNVKVFELLENQVERLCSNTEVIRPSKSRTLVVAMVGPTGVGKTTTIGKLAAGFSIIERRKVALITADTFRVAAVEQLRTFGEIIGVPVEVVMTPEGLKEAIDIHADKELIFIDTAGRSPQHDLHMDELEAFLDKAKPDLTMLVMSVTTNLADQMKVYETFKKLSTHLILTKLDESFSLGSILDLLAKTNLPVAYLTNGQNVPDDIDAATSEKLTRYVLGEENPYV from the coding sequence ATGAGGGTGAAACGGTTTATCGGTGACAATGTGGCGGATACAATGGGGAAGATCAAGCGAGATCTTGGGTCAGAGGCAGTGATTCTGCAGACCCGCCAAATTAAAGAAGGCGGATTCCTGGGTTTTTTTGCGCGTACAAAAGTGGAAATTACCGCAGCGATTGAAGATAGGCAGCCGAACCATGCCGCGATGAAGCCAGTAGAGGAGGAACCTGTCAAAGTCGTTAATACGGATGCGATAAAAAAGGCATATGAAGCTTACAGGGAAAAAGAAAATGAAAACACGAGAGAGCAGGGTATTTCCGATGATGCCCAGTCCGAAATCAAACAAATGCACACGATTCTGAAAGAAATCAAAGGGCATATCACCAAAGGGGACGCAAACATCAGTGCCGAATCCAAACCGTATTCGGACTGGATTCATTTTATGATGGATAGAGGGGCCAGCAGAGAGACTGCCGCTGAACTGCTCGAGCCAATTAAAAACGATCTAACCGAAGATCAATGGAAAAATAATGTGAAAGTATTTGAACTGTTGGAAAATCAAGTAGAGCGGCTATGTTCAAATACCGAAGTTATCAGGCCCAGCAAATCCAGGACACTGGTGGTCGCGATGGTAGGACCTACCGGAGTCGGGAAAACAACAACCATTGGGAAGCTTGCGGCGGGTTTCAGCATCATTGAAAGAAGAAAGGTCGCGCTGATAACAGCCGACACATTCAGAGTAGCGGCAGTGGAACAACTCAGAACTTTCGGAGAAATCATCGGTGTTCCGGTTGAAGTCGTTATGACGCCGGAAGGGTTAAAAGAAGCGATTGACATCCATGCCGACAAAGAGCTTATTTTTATTGATACAGCCGGACGCAGTCCACAGCACGACCTTCATATGGATGAATTGGAAGCTTTTCTGGACAAGGCCAAACCGGATCTGACAATGCTTGTCATGAGTGTTACGACCAACCTGGCTGACCAGATGAAAGTCTATGAAACATTTAAAAAATTATCTACGCATCTGATCTTAACGAAGCTGGATGAGAGCTTTTCTCTCGGTTCTATACTTGATCTCCTGGCAAAAACCAATTTGCCTGTTGCTTATTTAACAAACGGACAGAATGTCCCGGATGATATTGATGCGGCTACTTCCGAGAAACTTACCCGGTACGTTCTTGGGGAGGAAAATCCATATGTATGA